The following proteins are co-located in the Chloroflexota bacterium genome:
- a CDS encoding ABC transporter substrate-binding protein, which yields MKSSKSKKVSRREFLKSVAVATGALAAGPLLAACAPAAVPTPTPTTAKPTPVAVAPTPTPTTAPPTATPTPKIGPVTILSKGGSYQEAQRKAYFQPFEKETGIKVIEAEGVDLAKIKAMVESKNVEVDVIDADASLLYALKKANLVEKIDPSKIDKADLDSVDPKMLDPYAVPHIVYSAILCYRTDVFPTGKHPKSWAEVWDVKKFPGKRTFPSGERGSLPPLEFALLADGIPVDKLYPIDIDRAFKKIDEIKKDIVWAHTSAQLMQFYVDKEAVVGQGWDGRVGALKKQGAPLEIEWNQGRLMLDYFVIPKGAKNYEGAMRFLAYIAKGKPQADLVKIIPYGPTNKRAYDYIDAAVARTLTSYPDNVKNQFIYDAVWWGENLQKVVEKWNEWKLR from the coding sequence ATGAAAAGCAGTAAGAGCAAGAAGGTTAGCCGCAGGGAGTTTTTGAAGAGTGTCGCCGTGGCCACCGGAGCTTTGGCCGCAGGCCCTCTATTGGCAGCCTGCGCACCCGCTGCCGTACCTACCCCCACGCCGACTACGGCCAAGCCAACGCCGGTGGCAGTGGCGCCAACACCAACACCCACAACAGCGCCGCCCACTGCCACACCGACACCTAAAATCGGTCCAGTAACCATCTTATCAAAGGGTGGTAGCTACCAGGAGGCGCAGCGCAAGGCCTATTTCCAACCGTTTGAGAAGGAAACGGGCATTAAGGTCATCGAGGCCGAGGGGGTTGATCTGGCCAAGATCAAGGCGATGGTGGAGAGCAAGAACGTTGAGGTGGACGTCATCGATGCAGACGCCAGCCTGCTCTACGCCCTGAAGAAGGCCAATCTGGTGGAGAAGATCGATCCGAGCAAGATCGATAAGGCCGATCTCGACAGTGTTGACCCCAAGATGCTTGATCCCTATGCCGTACCCCACATAGTCTATTCAGCCATCCTGTGCTACCGCACCGATGTCTTCCCCACTGGTAAACACCCTAAGAGCTGGGCCGAAGTATGGGATGTTAAGAAGTTCCCAGGCAAGCGCACCTTCCCTTCCGGGGAAAGGGGCAGCCTCCCACCTCTTGAGTTTGCTCTCCTGGCCGATGGTATACCTGTCGACAAGCTTTATCCTATCGACATAGACCGAGCCTTCAAGAAGATAGATGAGATCAAAAAGGACATCGTCTGGGCGCATACCTCAGCTCAACTGATGCAGTTCTATGTAGATAAGGAGGCTGTCGTCGGTCAGGGATGGGACGGTCGCGTTGGCGCCTTGAAGAAACAGGGTGCTCCACTGGAAATTGAGTGGAATCAAGGACGACTGATGCTTGACTACTTCGTCATCCCCAAGGGGGCCAAGAATTATGAGGGGGCGATGAGATTCCTGGCCTATATAGCCAAGGGTAAGCCACAAGCTGATCTGGTCAAGATCATCCCCTATGGACCAACTAACAAGCGAGCCTACGATTACATCGATGCAGCGGTGGCACGTACCCTCACCAGCTACCCTGATAACGTGAAGAACCAATTCATTTATGATGCAGTCTGGTGGGGCGAGAACCTGCAAAAGGTAGTCGAGAAGTGGAATGAGTGGAAGCTACGCTAG